From one Nitrosococcus halophilus Nc 4 genomic stretch:
- a CDS encoding F0F1 ATP synthase subunit gamma, whose product METAEQLQHRIESFEDLRSIVSTMKALAAVSIRQYEKAVEALADYYRTVELGLHVVLGDRQHPELHRRKHRRLGAIVFGSDHGLCGRFNEDIATYSLERMRASPASPEGRLVLVVGARAAAQLEQAGQLVEEDFLVPGSASRITATVRQILLKIDEWRQTRGIEYIYLFYNRHLSSANYQPTGVQLLPVDLRRFHRLEETRWPSKVLPTFTMNRQQLLSSLLQQYFFVSIFRACAESQASEHGSRLATMQAAEKNLDERLDEIITEFRRVRQESITTELLDVVSGFEALTGGKA is encoded by the coding sequence ATGGAAACCGCAGAACAACTCCAGCACCGGATTGAAAGTTTTGAAGATCTGCGCTCCATTGTCAGCACCATGAAAGCCCTTGCCGCGGTGAGTATCCGCCAATACGAGAAAGCCGTAGAGGCCCTGGCTGACTATTATCGCACCGTGGAACTGGGACTCCACGTGGTCTTGGGGGACAGACAGCATCCCGAACTCCACCGCCGAAAACATCGCCGTTTGGGCGCTATTGTTTTCGGTTCAGACCATGGCCTCTGTGGTCGCTTCAACGAGGACATTGCCACCTATAGCCTGGAACGGATGCGGGCTTCGCCGGCCTCGCCAGAAGGACGCCTGGTGCTGGTGGTCGGCGCCCGGGCAGCGGCGCAGCTAGAGCAAGCAGGCCAATTGGTGGAAGAAGATTTTCTGGTTCCCGGTTCCGCCTCCCGCATTACAGCCACCGTTCGGCAAATATTGTTAAAAATTGATGAATGGCGCCAAACTAGGGGGATAGAATATATCTATCTTTTTTATAATCGCCACTTGTCAAGCGCCAACTACCAGCCCACCGGAGTGCAATTATTGCCTGTCGACTTACGGCGCTTTCATCGCCTGGAGGAAACACGCTGGCCCTCTAAGGTATTACCTACTTTCACCATGAATCGCCAACAACTGCTGTCTTCCCTCCTACAGCAGTACTTTTTCGTTTCCATCTTTCGGGCTTGCGCCGAGTCTCAGGCCAGTGAACACGGCAGCCGTTTGGCAACCATGCAAGCAGCCGAAAAAAATCTAGACGAGCGCCTCGATGAGATCATTACCGAGTTTCGCCGAGTCCGCCAAGAATCCATTACCACCGAGTTACTGGATGTCGTTTCAGGATTTGAGGCTCTGACCGGGGGAAAAGCTTGA